One genomic window of Ornithodoros turicata isolate Travis unplaced genomic scaffold, ASM3712646v1 Chromosome23, whole genome shotgun sequence includes the following:
- the LOC135373316 gene encoding uncharacterized protein LOC135373316 yields the protein MDRLKTNRSVRRTKNTKLVNEVCSLLQQPDVTVNALHSLRDRLIASNGELKQLNVQIDPLVADEDLEAEYSTVGDYEDEFVKALSDIKSKLADLQMSSSASAPVNSSATGPEKPRNTGVKLPKLQLVQFKGELSQWQPFWEQFEATVHNNDQLSDVEKLQYLRSLLVGPAACAISGLQRTAACYKDALDILTQRFGDKRRIEREHLHNLRHLPRVKSSEDVPALRKLYDRVQTNTRGLQSLGVSSTTYSSMMVDILLSVLPSDIVVEYHRKLSTMESSCRLDDDAPSAASRGSSDAASDASQASTEMVRLLNFLRVEIESRERAGVLDSKWDNTPAPKRKHGGNPPSALVLHSTGKVSSGCFFCGSKGHNADTCTGDLTLEEKKRKLGSSKRCFRCTKQGHMSKNCRYGGRCAKCGGRHCVSLCDPSWKPKLPQDAAQQMTTTNLFSASASQTFRAWAVTDINCAYVRGIIDGGSQRTFVREDLVDKLGLPVIGTTNIRLNTFATSCADHRSRSLRVVQLRLRSQYKTTEHILEAIAIPFICEDVVQTPIDDSFVRSLRQQGMEIADRLLFPSIAGVEGISLLIGADQMWKLLCGDVSRCESHPDLVAISTVLGWTFQGQPCTRSTITDAANVMVCVLRAGIQNDDHQTSLRQLWELDSIGITDDPKSNTLQNEEVHREFEKSIVKIDGHYGVSLPWKATPNTLDDNYAVAEKRLHRLVNRLTSDGCLTEYDEAIRGYLRQGHAEKAPDATGTHGRVYYMPHRAVIKPDSSSTRLRVVFDASSHASKSSSLNDHLEKGPKVNSDLVPVLLRFRMNAIALAADIEKAFLQIAINEADRDALRFLWFADVPTVNHPLPAVEEWRMTRVPFGTTSSPFLLGDTLQYHLRNAWDDQAHVAAILERSFYVDDLLAGASTVEEAKTIKDTAQALMAEAGMNLTKWSSNSTELQQYINGPSSTAAPSITEPEKHIKAGEVSKVLGIVWDHKNDCFRFSGEHLLEVLNFLRNTKRSVLQMSARVFDPLGFLAPYFIRVKILFQRLWEIGLDWDDPLPDGTLADWRSWSSELRNLPTITAPRYLMTGISRAENLQLHVFTYASPLAYGACAYLRAEDNDRQVSVNLVFAKSRVAPLKKLTLPRLELMGAVIGARMASFLRTSFLAEKLTVYFWTDSTITLCWIRGTANAWKPFVANRVSEVQSLSDPDAWNHCPGTQNPADALTRGQTLEKLRDSQLWWRGPSWLSEQEQHWPRREAYSTENLQSAEVEKRRQDVIVMTTVAAPPPLMTVSGFSSYTKLLRVTAWLLRFVNKCRKQQLASETFLTTAEINRAEILWIKQAQINCYANEIRHLEHEGQVQRGSSIADLQPYIDDDGCLRVKGRLHYANISEETKHPILLPKGSDVTTLIVNAAHLRTLHGGLQSTLSDIREKYWIPSARQVVKRTIFKCLICRRCRLEPASAPTAPLPKERVDQSHPFDVVGLDYAGPLLVKTTGQHEKSYILLFTCATTRAVHLELVTNLSTESFLLALRRFVARRGLPSTFYSDNALTFKRAAKDIQVMWNILRTSETQDFCSKHRITWRFIVERAPWWGDGGSGWLSLTFEELMTVLVDIEASINSRPLTYIHADASEPVALTPAHFLIGKRLTALPEVETTPAVSTHHSITRRWKYRQRLMNNFWQRWQKEYLLELRSAHLTQDRRSKSLKEGDLAILREDNVPRHMWRTVRIVASHPGRDGHVRAYTVKMPTGTITRRPAQLLYPLEASESHTPS from the exons ATGGATCGATTGAAGACAAATCGTTCGGTTCGACGGACGAAGAACACCAAGCTGGTCAACGAAGTGTGTTCATTGCTGCAACAGCCGGACGTCACCGTCAACGCCCTCCACAGTCTGCGGGACCGTCTCATCGCTAGCAACGGCGAACTGAAGCAACTTAACGTGCAGATCGACCCCCTCGTTGCGGATGAAGATCTGGAAGCCGAGTACTCGACCGTCGGAGACTACGAAGATGAGTTCGTGAAGGCCCTGAGTGACATCAAGAGTAAGTTGGCTGATTTACAAATGTCATCAAGCGCgtctgctcctgtcaacagCTCGGCGACCGGCCCCGAAAAGCCCCGCAACACGGGTGTAAAACTTCCTAAACTTCAGTTGGTTCAGTTCAAGGGAGAATTATCACAGTGGCAACCGTTCTGGGAACAATTTGAGGCGACAGTCCACAACAACGATCAACTGTCGGATGTAGAGAAACTGCAGTACCTGCGTTCGCTTCTGGTTGGCCCAGCAGCTTGTGCAATATCAGGATTACAGCGCACAGCAGCGTGCTACAAGGACGCGCTGGACATTCTCACCCAACGTTTCGGAGACAAACGCCGTATCGAACGTGAGCATCTCCACAATCTAAGACACCTTCCTCGCGTGAAGTCTTCAGAAGATGTTCCGGCGCTCCGAAAGCTGTACGACCGGGTCCAAACGAACACACGCGGCCTGCAATCACTTGGGGTCTCCAGCACTACATATTCCTCCATGATGGTGGACATTCTCTTATCGGTGCTTCCGTCCGACATCGTGGTTGAATATCACCGAAAGTTAAGCACAATGGAGTCCTCCTGCCGACTGGATGATGACGCGCCCTCTGCTGCATCTCGAGGATCGTCGGATGCGGCGTCGGATGCCTCCCAGGCCTCTACAGAAATGGTGAGGCTCCTAAATTTCCTGCGCGTGGAGATCGAGAGCCGCGAACGCGCGGGTGTGTTGGACAGTAAATGGGACAACACACCAGCACCCAAACGTAAACACGGAGGGAACCCTCCATCGGCGCTCGTGCTCCACAGCACCGGCAAGGTGAGCTCCGGTTGCTTCTTCTGCGGATCAAAAGGCCATAATGCAGATACTTGCACGGGAGACCTTACATTGgaggagaagaaaaggaaacttGGATCATCGAAAAGATGCTTCCGGTGTACAAAGCAGGGGCATATGTCTAAGAACTGTCGGTATGGGGGAAGATGCGCAAAATGTGGTGGGAGACATTGTGTATCGCTATGTGATCCATCCTGGAAACCGAAGTTACCGCAGGATGCCGCCCAGCAGATGACCACCACCAACTTGTTCTCCGCGAGTGCCTCTCAAACTTTCCGCGCTTGGGCTGTTACGGATATCAACTGTGCATACGTGCGAGGCATAATTGATGGCGGTAGCCAACGAACGTTCGTCCGTGAGGACCTCGTGGACAAGCTGGGATTACCAGTAATTGGAACAACCAATATACGCCTCAATACCTTCGCAACTTCGTGCGCAGACCATCGCAGCAGAAGCTTGAGGGTTGTTCAGTTGCGTCTAAGGAGCCAGTACAAGACCACAGAACACATCCTCGAGGCAATCGCCATACCGTTCATCTGCGAAGACGTGGTGCAAACGCCCATCGACGACTCTTTCGTAAGAAGCTTGCGTCAACAAGGTATGGAGATTGCGGATCGTCTCCTTTTCCCATCTATCGCTGGCGTCGAGGGAATCAGCCTGCTTATTGGTGCTGACCAGATGTGGAAGCTTTTGTGCGGGGACGTCAGTCGCTGTGAGAGCCATCCAGACCTCGTTGCCATCTCCACCGTGCTCGGATGGACATTTCAGGGACAGCCCTGTACCAGAAGCACCATTACCGACGCCGCTAATGTCATGGTATGTGTGCTGCGAGCAGGGATACAAAACGATGACCATCAAACCTCCCTACGCCAGCTATGGGAACTGGACAGTATCGGAATAACAGATGATCCAAAATCTAACACACTACAAAACGAAGAGGTCCACAGAGAATTCGAAAAAAGCATCGTTAAAATTGACGGCCACTATGGGGTCTCTCTCCCTTGGAAGGCAACGCCAAACACTTTGGACGATAACTATGCCGTTGCCGAGAAGAGATTGCACAGGTTAGTCAACCGGCTCACCTCAGATGGCTGCCTCACCGAATATGACGAAGCAATCAGGGGGTACCTGAGACAAGGTCATGCTGAAAAGGCTCCGGACGCCACTGGAACACACGGGCGTGTGTACTACATGCCACATCGAGCGGTTATAAAGCCTGACTCATCATCAACCCGGCTCCGAGTGGTCTTCGACGCGTCCTCGCATGCCAGTAAATCAAGTTCCCTCAACGACCATCTGGAGAAGGGTCCCAAGGTCAACTCCGACCTAGTTCCAGTGTTGCTCCGGTTCAGGATGAACGCAATTGCCCTGGCAGCTGATATCGAGAAGGCCTTCCTTCAGATCGCCATTAACGAAGCAGATCGCGACGCTCTGCGATTCCTGTGGTTTGCTGACGTGCCGACAGTCAACCATCCGTTGCCAGCTGTGGAGGAATGGCGCATGACACGGGTGCCATTCGGGACAACCTCTAGCCCATTTCTTCTAGGAGACACCCTACAATACCATCTCAGGAATGCGTGGGATGACCAAGCGCACGTCGCGGCGATTTTGGAGCGCTCGTTCTACGTCGACGACCTTCTCGCGGGCGCCTCTACAGTGGAGGAGGCAAAGACAATAAAGGACACAGCTCAAGCCTTGATGGCGGAAGCCGGCATGAACCTAACGAAATGGAGTTCGAATTCGACGGAGCTACAGCAGTATATCAACGGCCCGAGCTCCACTGCGGCTCCATCAATAACGGAACCCGAGAAGCATATAAAAGCGGGAGAAGTTTCCAAAGTACTTGGAATAGTTTGGGACCACAAGAACGACTGCTTCAGGTTCTCGGGTGAACACTTACTGGAGGTCCTCAACTTCCTACGGAATACGAAACGTTCCGTACTTCAGatgtcggcacgggtattcGACCCTCTTGGATTTCTCGCACCGTACTTCATCCGCGTGAAGATCTTATTTCAGCGTCTTTGGGAGATCGGTTTGGATTGGGACGATCCTTTACCAGACGGCACACTGGCTGACTGGAGATCATGGAGTTCAGAGCTGAGAAACCTACCAACGATAACTGCTCCGCGATACCTAATGACGGGAATAAGTCGGGCGGAAAATCTCCAACTTCACGTATTCACCTACGCAAGTCCGCTAGCCTATGGCGCATGCGCCTACCTCCGAGCAGAAGACAACGATAGGCAGGTAAGCGTCAACCTAGTGTTTGCGAAATCTCGTGTTGCACCGCTGAAGAAACTAACGTTGCCTCGACTTGAACTCATGGGAGCAGTGATTGGGGCACGAATGGCGTCATTCTTGCGGACATCCTTCCTTGCTGAAAAGCTGACCGTGTACTTCTGGACAGATTCCACAATCACGCTCTGTTGGATTCGCGGGACTGCCAATGCCTGGAAGCCATTCGTCGCAAATAGAGTGTCCGAGGTACAGTCGCTGAGTGACCCGGACGCGTGGAATCATTGCCCTGGCACTCAAAATCCGGCGGACGCACTGACACGCGGACAGACACTCGAAAAACTACGTGACAGTCAACTGTGGTGGCGCGGGCCGAGCTGGCTTTCAGAACAAGAACAACATTGGCCTCGCCGGGAAGCTTACAGCACGGAAAACCTACAGTCTGCTGAAGTAGAAAAACGACGACAAGATGTCATCGTTATGACCACCGTGGCTGCACCACCACCGTTGATGACAGTGTCAGGCTTCAGCTCCTACACAAAGTTACTTCGAGTCACCGCGTGGTTACTACGGTTTGTTAACAAGTGTCGGAAACAACAACTCGCGTCTGAAACGTTTTTGACCACAGCTGAAATCAACAGAGCGGAAATCCTCTGGATCAAGCAGGCTCAGATCAACTGCTACGCGAACGAAATCCGTCATCTAGAACACGAGGGTCAGGTGCAACGTGGCTCATCGATCGCCGACCTTCAACCGTACATAGACGACGATGGATGTCTAAGAGTGAAGGGACGTCTGCACTACGCCAACATTTCGGAAGAAACGAAACATCCAATTCTTCTTCCAAAAGGCAGTGATGTGACCACGCTGATTGTAAACGCTGCTCACCTACGAACTTTGCATGGTGGACTACAGTCTACGCTGTCTGATATTCGGGAGAAATACTGGATTCCTAGCGCCCGGCAGGTGGTGAAACGGACAATTTTCAAGTGTCTCATTTGTCGAAGGTGCCGACTGGAACCTGCCAGTGCTCCCACTGCGCCCCTCCCGAAAGAGCGAGTCGACCAGAGTCATCCCTTTGACGTTGTGGGGCTTGACTATGCCGGTCCGCTGTTGGTAAAGACAACCGGACAACACGAAAAATCCTACATTCTGCTATTTACGTGCGCAACAACTCGTGCAGTTCATCTCGAACTAGTGACAAATCTGTCGACCGAATCTTTTCTCCTAGCACTGCGCCGCTTCGTTGCCCGAAGAGGCCTGCCGAGCACGTTCTACAGTGACAACGCCCTCACCTTTAAAAGAGCTGCAAAGGACATTCAAGTAATGTGGAATATTCTCCGCACAAGCGAAACGCAGGACTTTTGCAGCAAACATCGCATAACGTGGCGGTTCATTGTGGAGCGGGCACCCTGGTGGGGGGATGGTGGGAGCGGATG GCTGAGCCTCACCTTCGAAGAGCTTATGACTGTATTGGTGGACATCGAGGCATCAATCAACTCCCGTCCTTTAACCTATATCCACGCGGATGCCAGCGAGCCTGTGGCGCTAACACCAGCGCACTTCCTTATCGGGAAAAGGCTGACAGCTTTGCCAGAGGTTGAAACAACGCCAGCAGTTTCCACTCACCACAGCATCACACGTCGGTGGAAATACAGACAACGCTTAATGAACAACTTCTGGCAGCGCTGGCAAAAGGAATACCTCCTAGAGCTACGGTCAGCCCATTTAACGCAGGACCGGAGGTCAAAATCACTGAAAGAAGGGGACCTCGCTATCCTTCGAGAGGATAATGTGCCACGACACATGTGGAGAACGGTGCGCATTGTTGCCAGCCACCCCGGAAGGGACGGGCACGTACGGGCCTACACTGTGAAGATGCCGACAGGGACCATCACCAGGCGGCCCGCGCAGCTACTGTATCCCCTGGAGGCCTCAGAGTCGCACACACCCTCTTAA